One Acidobacteriota bacterium genomic window carries:
- the dprA gene encoding DNA-protecting protein DprA: MRADLADWIALNMIRGIGPRTANQLLAEFGTPAQVFAASRLWLEKLGLKPNTIQELHDSSILEKANAEIERLEALHARVITLEDEDYPALLREIHDPPIALYVRGDLPRAYAQPCLAVVGSRRCSTYGVNTAQMLARDLAANGLTIVSGMARGIDAAAHRGALEVAEAGGQTIAIVGTGLETIYPKEHKGLEAEIMAHGAVISEFPLGTPPLPQNFPYRNRILSGLCFGVLVVEAAEHSGSLITARLAYEQGREVFAVPGNITSQTSFGPNYLIKDGAKLVQQWRDVVEELPLDMKEKILDVQRLAEQKDGNVQPLFPAVEFSASERQLLEILSADVPAHIDQLLMSSGLASAELMNALLSLEMKDRIRELPGKSFIKRL, from the coding sequence ATGCGCGCAGATTTGGCCGATTGGATCGCCCTCAACATGATTCGTGGCATCGGGCCGCGCACCGCCAATCAATTGCTGGCAGAATTCGGCACACCCGCGCAGGTCTTTGCCGCCTCGCGCCTGTGGCTGGAAAAGCTCGGCCTTAAACCCAATACGATTCAAGAACTGCACGACTCTTCCATCCTGGAAAAAGCCAACGCCGAAATCGAACGTCTAGAGGCCTTGCACGCCCGCGTCATCACGCTCGAAGACGAAGATTACCCGGCGCTGCTGCGCGAGATTCACGATCCGCCGATTGCTTTGTATGTGCGCGGCGATTTGCCCAGAGCCTACGCACAACCGTGTCTGGCCGTGGTCGGTTCGCGGCGCTGTTCAACTTACGGCGTGAATACGGCGCAGATGTTGGCGCGCGATCTGGCTGCCAATGGGTTGACCATCGTGTCGGGCATGGCGCGCGGCATTGACGCTGCCGCGCATCGGGGCGCGTTGGAAGTCGCCGAGGCGGGCGGCCAGACCATCGCTATCGTCGGCACGGGGTTGGAAACGATCTATCCCAAAGAGCACAAAGGCTTGGAAGCGGAAATCATGGCGCACGGCGCGGTCATTTCTGAATTTCCGCTGGGCACGCCGCCGCTGCCGCAAAATTTCCCCTATCGCAACCGCATCCTCAGCGGCTTGTGTTTCGGCGTGTTGGTGGTCGAAGCCGCCGAGCATAGCGGCTCGCTCATCACCGCGCGGCTGGCATATGAACAGGGCCGCGAAGTGTTCGCCGTGCCCGGCAATATCACCTCGCAGACTTCGTTTGGCCCGAATTATCTGATCAAAGACGGCGCAAAACTCGTCCAGCAATGGCGTGATGTAGTCGAAGAATTGCCGCTCGACATGAAAGAGAAAATTCTGGACGTCCAACGGCTTGCCGAGCAGAAAGACGGCAATGTTCAGCCGCTGTTTCCCGCCGTTGAATTCAGCGCCAGCGAACGCCAGTTATTGGAAATTCTTTCCGCCGATGTCCCCGCGCACATTGATCAGTTGTTAATGTCCAGCGGGCTGGCCTCAGCTGAATTGATGAATGCATTGCTTAGCCTGGAAATGAAAGATAGAATCCGAGAGCTTCCGGGCAAGAGTTTTATCAAACGGCTGTAA
- a CDS encoding VTT domain-containing protein has protein sequence MEIWGWVSGSVEWLKTLVFGVSDQVIALPVYWAAPLMILVGAADSSLLSLPEVNDIITITRIAHNPAEVWFFPLFPALGSVLGCSLLYYLARQGRDTITKRFHPEAIKRVELIYRRWGFLSLAIPALLPPPLPFKIFVATAGALGYPPKRFAAVVMIARTIRYYFWGFAAWVYREEVLQALKWLEAHFELILGAVVGGIVFFFLIRWLLMVMKSRALRAEASYSD, from the coding sequence ATGGAAATTTGGGGCTGGGTGAGCGGCAGTGTCGAATGGTTAAAGACCCTCGTCTTTGGTGTTTCCGATCAGGTGATTGCTTTGCCAGTCTATTGGGCCGCCCCGCTGATGATTTTGGTGGGGGCGGCAGATTCCTCCCTCCTCTCTTTGCCCGAAGTCAATGACATCATCACCATCACGCGCATCGCGCATAACCCGGCTGAGGTCTGGTTCTTTCCGCTCTTTCCGGCCCTTGGGTCGGTGTTGGGTTGCTCATTGTTGTATTACCTGGCGAGACAGGGGCGCGATACGATTACGAAACGCTTCCACCCGGAAGCGATCAAGCGGGTCGAATTGATCTATCGCCGTTGGGGCTTTTTGTCGCTGGCGATACCGGCGCTGTTGCCGCCACCACTGCCGTTCAAGATTTTTGTGGCGACGGCCGGCGCGCTGGGCTATCCGCCCAAACGCTTTGCCGCCGTGGTGATGATCGCCCGCACGATACGCTATTACTTTTGGGGCTTTGCCGCGTGGGTTTATCGCGAAGAGGTTTTGCAGGCCTTAAAATGGCTGGAAGCGCATTTCGAGCTTATCCTCGGCGCAGTGGTGGGCGGCATCGTTTTCTTTTTCTTAATACGTTGGTTGCTGATGGTGATGAAAAGCCGCGCGCTCAGGGCCGAGGCTTCTTATTCGGATTGA
- a CDS encoding copper-binding protein: MPGCYRMMLLGGLCVVLGLTQGAPAQTGRKRAAQTKKPTPTPTPPPSATGIVPRRVEQQPAPTPYPPGTPPKRYVLKGKIYALYPQLSLAEVEHEAIADYMEAMTMKFPLKDKRLFERLKVGDRITATLVVSQTGGEWWLEKVVKLK; the protein is encoded by the coding sequence ATGCCTGGTTGTTATCGAATGATGTTGCTTGGCGGACTGTGCGTAGTGCTTGGCCTGACGCAAGGGGCACCTGCGCAAACCGGGCGCAAACGCGCGGCGCAGACGAAAAAACCAACGCCGACGCCCACCCCGCCGCCATCAGCAACCGGCATCGTCCCACGCCGTGTGGAGCAGCAGCCCGCGCCCACACCATATCCGCCTGGCACGCCGCCGAAACGCTATGTGCTGAAAGGCAAAATCTATGCGCTCTACCCGCAGTTGTCGCTGGCCGAGGTCGAACACGAGGCGATTGCCGATTACATGGAAGCGATGACGATGAAGTTTCCACTCAAAGACAAACGGCTGTTTGAGCGGCTCAAAGTCGGCGACCGCATCACCGCGACGCTGGTGGTGAGTCAGACGGGTGGAGAATGGTGGTTGGAAAAAGTGGTGAAGCTGAAGTGA
- a CDS encoding YfhO family protein, producing the protein MRLSSKAITILLLTLLPFIYFYPAVLGDVTLLPGDGWLQNLGVRIFIGERLRHGELALWNPYIFAGMPLLASVYPGALYPPNWLFAVFAPRLAANLVVITTFHIALIGTYLFARKSGSNRVGALLAGVAFSFGGFMVNHISQTSRIAAAVWLPWVLLALAGCVEAAMVGSRWRAWRWVALGALFIALQFFAGEPQMLIFTALVCGFYCLFALGQFSDWRQRGYFLVACVALVTVGVLFAQMQLQPSLELLAQSERNDPGALFFAGYSYPPWQLPALIFPYFFGGAFFGPYHTEYWGRDIAGIMCGYVGLLTWLLACVAVGKGRRDRRVWLWVTVAVVAVVLSFGGYLPFGLNELLYRVPGYKTFRGLYRHQYELTFALALLAALGVTKLGELNDTPRRQAARFGIIALGVVVSVVAVLFRFFPNKLASLPLPANASSLMNPEAFVPLVSFVLSALAVWFYVIPQSVISNLKSATLLIVLLLDVTAYGHFFHWKTGKFDVAQRLADPPAVQAIKAREADLNSFRLAHLMLLPYDYTANWPADDNFDRLDYPNTSMARGLQSVAGYDILRPIRIGEMTGTANSAIAGFLQESGSFAVADRDFDLLNVKYLLVGQGGAKGKETGTTFDGMHFAQSPWNLDFKPGLTLTTDASGVAATELAVVSTLTNSTSLPDGAPVVKLKLFARDGRVIERELQAGRDSSEWAYDRADVRANIRHQRARIFASTAAGEFESHQYFTRLPFERAEIERIEWMQVCTDASIVLLNVALHEAATGRSTPVAPYYLPPERWRKLGQFEQVALYENLRQLPRAWFVSEARALPKAQVLATIRNSKLPDGAPFDPAHTALFDLEDFGSGEVRLPPVTAAANARVEVTRYEPQRISLTTHNEQPGLLMLSEMYDLGWYAYIDGQKTPVQRVDYNLRGVAVPAGAQRVEFVYQAPAFRKGLGYAAAGVLLLLLGGLFCWRQTSGQLKSSLAADER; encoded by the coding sequence ATGCGTCTTTCATCCAAAGCAATAACAATCCTGCTGCTCACGCTGTTGCCGTTTATCTATTTCTATCCGGCGGTGCTGGGCGACGTCACGTTGCTGCCGGGCGATGGCTGGTTGCAAAACCTGGGCGTGCGCATCTTCATCGGCGAGCGGTTGCGGCACGGCGAACTGGCGTTGTGGAACCCGTACATCTTCGCCGGGATGCCGCTGCTGGCGAGCGTGTATCCGGGCGCGCTCTATCCGCCGAACTGGTTGTTCGCGGTCTTTGCGCCACGGCTGGCGGCGAATCTGGTGGTTATCACGACCTTTCACATTGCGCTCATCGGCACGTACCTGTTTGCGCGCAAGAGCGGCAGCAATCGCGTGGGCGCGCTGTTGGCGGGCGTGGCGTTCAGCTTCGGCGGGTTCATGGTGAATCACATCAGCCAGACTTCGCGTATCGCGGCGGCGGTGTGGTTGCCGTGGGTGTTGCTGGCGCTGGCGGGTTGTGTCGAAGCAGCGATGGTTGGATCAAGATGGCGTGCTTGGCGTTGGGTGGCGTTGGGCGCGCTGTTTATCGCGTTGCAGTTCTTTGCGGGCGAACCGCAGATGTTGATTTTCACGGCGTTGGTGTGCGGGTTTTATTGCCTGTTTGCGTTGGGGCAATTCAGCGATTGGCGGCAACGCGGATATTTTCTGGTTGCGTGCGTCGCGTTAGTCACCGTCGGCGTGTTGTTTGCGCAAATGCAGTTGCAGCCGTCGCTGGAATTGCTGGCGCAAAGCGAACGCAACGATCCGGGCGCCTTATTTTTTGCGGGCTATTCCTATCCGCCCTGGCAACTGCCCGCGCTGATCTTTCCGTACTTTTTCGGCGGCGCTTTCTTTGGCCCGTATCACACCGAATACTGGGGCCGCGACATTGCGGGGATTATGTGCGGCTACGTCGGCTTGCTGACGTGGTTGCTGGCCTGCGTGGCTGTCGGCAAAGGACGGCGTGATAGGCGCGTGTGGTTGTGGGTGACGGTGGCGGTCGTCGCGGTCGTGCTTTCGTTCGGCGGCTATCTGCCGTTCGGGTTGAATGAATTGCTTTATCGCGTGCCGGGCTACAAGACGTTTCGCGGGTTGTACCGGCATCAGTACGAATTGACGTTCGCGCTGGCGCTGCTGGCGGCGTTGGGCGTGACGAAGCTGGGCGAATTGAATGATACCCCGCGCCGCCAGGCCGCACGGTTTGGCATCATTGCGTTGGGCGTCGTCGTGTCGGTCGTAGCGGTGTTGTTCCGCTTCTTTCCGAACAAACTGGCCTCGTTGCCGTTGCCCGCGAATGCCAGCTCATTGATGAATCCCGAAGCATTCGTGCCGCTGGTTAGCTTTGTACTCAGTGCGCTGGCTGTTTGGTTTTATGTGATCCCTCAGTCCGTAATCTCCAATCTCAAATCTGCAACTCTGTTGATTGTGTTGCTATTGGATGTCACCGCTTACGGCCATTTCTTTCACTGGAAGACCGGCAAGTTTGACGTTGCGCAGCGGCTGGCCGATCCGCCCGCCGTGCAGGCGATCAAAGCGCGTGAAGCTGATCTGAACAGCTTTCGCCTCGCGCATTTGATGCTGTTGCCGTATGACTACACGGCGAATTGGCCGGCGGATGACAATTTTGATCGCCTTGATTACCCGAATACTTCGATGGCGCGCGGGCTGCAAAGCGTGGCGGGCTATGACATTTTGCGCCCAATTCGCATCGGCGAAATGACGGGCACGGCCAATTCCGCCATCGCGGGTTTTTTGCAGGAAAGCGGCAGCTTTGCCGTGGCGGATCGCGACTTTGATCTGCTCAACGTGAAATACCTACTGGTTGGGCAGGGAGGTGCAAAAGGCAAAGAGACCGGGACAACGTTTGACGGCATGCACTTCGCGCAATCGCCCTGGAATCTGGATTTCAAACCGGGATTGACGCTGACGACAGACGCGAGCGGCGTGGCGGCGACTGAATTGGCGGTAGTTTCGACGCTGACAAATTCAACGAGCTTGCCCGACGGCGCGCCGGTCGTGAAGTTGAAACTGTTCGCGCGCGATGGCCGCGTGATCGAACGCGAATTGCAGGCTGGGCGCGATTCCTCTGAATGGGCATATGACCGGGCCGATGTGCGCGCCAACATCCGGCATCAACGCGCGCGCATTTTTGCCAGCACTGCGGCGGGTGAGTTCGAGTCGCATCAATACTTCACGCGGTTGCCGTTCGAGCGCGCCGAGATCGAACGCATCGAATGGATGCAGGTGTGCACTGACGCTTCAATCGTGCTGTTGAATGTGGCGTTGCACGAGGCGGCGACGGGGCGTTCGACGCCGGTCGCGCCGTACTATTTGCCGCCCGAACGCTGGCGCAAGCTGGGACAGTTTGAGCAGGTCGCGCTTTACGAAAACCTGCGCCAGTTGCCGCGCGCGTGGTTTGTGAGCGAGGCGCGCGCCTTGCCGAAAGCGCAGGTGCTGGCGACGATTCGCAACAGCAAGCTGCCTGATGGCGCGCCGTTCGACCCGGCGCACACAGCGTTGTTTGATCTGGAAGATTTCGGCAGCGGGGAAGTACGCTTGCCGCCAGTGACCGCTGCGGCCAATGCCCGTGTGGAAGTGACGCGCTACGAACCGCAGCGCATTTCATTGACGACTCACAACGAGCAGCCAGGTTTGCTGATGCTGAGCGAAATGTACGATCTCGGTTGGTACGCATACATTGACGGACAGAAAACGCCGGTGCAGCGGGTTGATTACAACCTGCGCGGCGTTGCGGTTCCGGCAGGTGCGCAGCGGGTCGAATTCGTTTATCAAGCCCCGGCGTTTCGCAAAGGCTTGGGTTATGCAGCGGCAGGTGTGTTGCTGTTGTTGCTTGGTGGTTTGTTTTGTTGGCGGCAGACAAGCGGGCAATTGAAGAGCAGCCTTGCCGCAGATGAACGCTGA
- a CDS encoding pentapeptide repeat-containing protein yields MGASFSAEAYFSRASFSAEANFEGASFSAKARFSGANFSADAYFMGASFSAEADFYGASFKDYAHFAGSKERKALGEKAYLDLQFAKFEKPERVSFHTLILRPNWFINVDSRKFEFVDVEWNFRLKEELKSASEAKVSAPHRLLAITYRQLADNAEANHRYHEASRFRYNAFEARRIEKFHGFVPWRLDWWYWLASGYGESVGRAFLVFVALLALLTLGYKRSEFVPTAPTAAPPATVVANTAPPTAPDLPPKRLGWREAALYSFNVSILQKPEPKPKGLWSSFLVSLETVLGPAQAALLALAVRRRFMR; encoded by the coding sequence ATGGGCGCAAGCTTTAGTGCGGAGGCTTACTTCAGCCGCGCGAGCTTCAGTGCGGAGGCCAACTTCGAGGGCGCAAGCTTCAGTGCGAAGGCCCGCTTCAGCGGCGCAAACTTCAGTGCGGATGCTTACTTCATGGGCGCAAGCTTCAGTGCGGAGGCTGACTTCTACGGCGCAAGCTTCAAAGACTATGCCCATTTCGCTGGCTCAAAAGAGAGGAAAGCCTTGGGAGAGAAGGCGTACCTTGACCTCCAATTTGCGAAGTTCGAAAAGCCTGAGCGGGTTTCGTTTCATACGCTGATTCTACGTCCGAATTGGTTTATCAATGTTGATTCCCGCAAGTTTGAGTTTGTTGACGTTGAGTGGAATTTCCGGCTGAAGGAAGAATTAAAGAGCGCAAGTGAAGCCAAAGTCAGCGCGCCACATCGCCTGTTGGCAATCACCTACCGACAGCTTGCCGACAATGCCGAAGCGAACCATCGGTATCACGAGGCTTCCCGCTTTCGCTACAACGCCTTTGAAGCGCGCCGGATTGAGAAGTTTCACGGCTTCGTGCCCTGGCGGCTGGATTGGTGGTATTGGCTGGCGAGCGGCTATGGGGAAAGCGTAGGCCGCGCCTTTCTCGTCTTCGTGGCGCTGCTCGCCCTCTTAACGCTCGGTTACAAGCGCAGCGAATTTGTGCCCACAGCCCCAACCGCCGCGCCACCGGCAACCGTCGTTGCCAACACTGCGCCACCCACCGCGCCCGACCTCCCGCCCAAACGGCTGGGCTGGCGCGAAGCCGCGCTGTACTCGTTCAACGTCAGCATCCTGCAAAAGCCCGAACCAAAGCCGAAGGGCTTATGGAGCAGCTTCCTGGTCTCCCTGGAAACCGTCCTCGGCCCGGCCCAAGCCGCCCTCTTGGCGCTGGCTGTCCGGCGCAGGTTTATGCGGTAG
- a CDS encoding DedA family protein, whose protein sequence is MKSFVAKLTAWLKSVQAALIAFGAFGIFTIALLDASFLPLPGGPDAVVMTLSHLNHTLMPLYVLAAVLGSTLGCLLPYWIGYKTGAAALRKFSPERRDRVSQLLDRYDTWAMLVGAILPPPFPFKIFLISAGVFRVKVWRFLLALFIGRCVRYGLEGWMAVRYGEHAADLFKQHYPKIGLVLAAVIIVFLIVNTLRNRKNSDDEGGELPDAV, encoded by the coding sequence TTGAAATCATTCGTTGCCAAACTCACCGCCTGGCTCAAATCCGTCCAGGCCGCCCTTATTGCGTTCGGCGCATTCGGTATCTTTACCATCGCTTTGTTGGACGCTTCCTTTCTGCCGTTACCCGGCGGGCCGGACGCCGTCGTGATGACGCTTTCGCATTTGAATCACACCCTGATGCCGCTGTATGTGTTGGCGGCAGTGTTGGGTTCGACACTGGGGTGTTTGTTGCCCTATTGGATTGGCTACAAAACCGGCGCGGCGGCCTTGCGCAAATTCAGCCCGGAACGGCGTGACCGCGTCAGTCAATTATTGGATCGGTACGACACCTGGGCCATGCTGGTCGGTGCAATTCTGCCGCCGCCCTTTCCTTTCAAAATCTTTTTGATTTCGGCGGGCGTCTTTCGCGTCAAAGTCTGGCGCTTCCTGCTGGCGCTCTTCATCGGACGTTGTGTGCGCTATGGATTGGAAGGCTGGATGGCCGTGCGCTATGGCGAACACGCGGCGGATTTGTTCAAACAGCATTATCCAAAGATCGGGCTGGTGCTGGCGGCAGTGATCATTGTGTTCCTCATCGTCAATACGTTGCGCAATCGGAAGAATAGTGACGACGAGGGCGGGGAATTGCCCGATGCCGTTTGA
- a CDS encoding CHAD domain-containing protein, translated as MALAEATAVKELPAHWVQAIPPRPKSKSRKQTAAGVLTGIGPPRSFHQHQQILLALAKNAEWRRSSSPSRKFFQEIFRPPSQSQGFAAKLCHTQTFPPDRKFMLERATSPPQESTAQMVQRVFAEQFAVILSQEAGVRLGDVEAIHDMRVATRRLRVTLINFAACWTKAERQQLKDWLQSLADALGEVRDLDVLLDSLKPKLTLVAAAERPLVVNLLERLRQQRKRRFQSLLLFLAGETYVSFKREVPKLMVTVATSPSSPNING; from the coding sequence GTGGCGCTTGCTGAGGCGACAGCGGTGAAGGAATTGCCTGCTCACTGGGTACAAGCAATTCCTCCACGGCCAAAGAGCAAGTCGAGAAAACAAACCGCAGCGGGGGTTCTTACCGGCATCGGACCGCCACGATCTTTTCATCAACACCAGCAGATCTTGCTGGCACTAGCAAAGAATGCGGAATGGCGGCGTTCTTCCAGCCCGTCGCGCAAATTTTTCCAAGAAATTTTCCGCCCGCCTTCTCAGTCACAAGGCTTTGCCGCTAAACTCTGTCATACTCAAACTTTCCCTCCCGACAGGAAATTTATGCTTGAGCGCGCTACAAGTCCGCCGCAGGAAAGCACTGCGCAAATGGTGCAACGGGTCTTTGCCGAACAATTCGCCGTGATCCTAAGCCAGGAAGCCGGCGTTAGGCTGGGCGACGTCGAAGCCATCCATGACATGCGCGTGGCCACCCGGCGTTTGCGCGTGACGCTCATTAATTTCGCCGCCTGTTGGACCAAGGCAGAACGCCAGCAACTGAAAGACTGGCTGCAAAGCCTGGCGGACGCGCTCGGTGAAGTGCGTGACCTGGATGTCTTGCTGGATTCATTAAAACCAAAGCTCACGCTCGTGGCCGCCGCCGAGCGCCCTTTGGTCGTCAATCTGCTCGAACGGCTGCGCCAACAGCGCAAACGCCGCTTTCAAAGCTTGTTGCTCTTTCTGGCCGGCGAAACCTATGTGAGCTTCAAACGCGAAGTCCCAAAGCTAATGGTGACGGTCGCAACCTCGCCCTCTTCTCCCAACATCAATGGCTAA
- a CDS encoding acyltransferase: protein MQASTTRRYADQSRSLQLDFIRGFAILMVLGRHPTWYPQFAGKLEGFAHVWGLFGLTAIDLFFVLSGFLIGGLLFKEWKQSGRIDTVRFLIRRGLKIWPAYFVYVVFVLLAYIWEGTHGTPRQVFALMLPNFVHLQSYVLTPAVHTWSLAVEEHFYLALPFIVALASNPQPDWRKALRVFVLLIAGYAALLTLTYFLLHWLTLGAAPLEMQEYLRSYLNPRFLLFLGVQLTIITAFLTFAPCLQPAQGKHFPAIPLIAFGMLTLGLALRIVSQQMKEQLGLNWTFLFFSTHLRTDGIFFGVLLGYLNHLHPEVLKSILQHRRWLLLGGALFVLAGIVVPEKGGEFFYMPGFTVLGLGYAALLMATVFTPLGEGLLGKFLASRLSRLIAWVGLHSYSIYLWHLNPFRYRFDKWFYEALQPWLPVTARWAIVMAVYVVLSCLYGAALGKLIEQPLLHWRDRIFPARANAMAELRPADVQ from the coding sequence ATGCAAGCATCCACCACGCGGCGCTACGCCGACCAATCCCGTTCGCTGCAACTCGACTTCATTCGCGGCTTCGCCATCCTGATGGTGCTGGGCCGCCATCCGACGTGGTATCCGCAATTCGCAGGCAAGCTCGAAGGCTTCGCGCACGTGTGGGGCTTGTTCGGGCTGACGGCGATTGATTTGTTTTTTGTGCTCAGCGGTTTTCTGATTGGCGGCCTGCTCTTCAAAGAATGGAAGCAGAGCGGGCGTATAGACACCGTGCGTTTCCTCATCCGGCGCGGCTTGAAAATCTGGCCGGCCTATTTCGTTTACGTAGTCTTTGTGCTGCTGGCCTACATTTGGGAAGGCACGCACGGCACGCCGCGCCAGGTCTTCGCGCTGATGCTGCCGAATTTTGTGCACCTGCAAAGTTACGTGCTCACGCCCGCCGTGCACACCTGGAGCCTCGCCGTCGAAGAGCATTTCTATCTGGCGCTACCCTTCATCGTCGCGCTCGCGTCGAATCCGCAGCCTGATTGGCGTAAGGCGCTGCGCGTCTTCGTGCTGCTGATCGCGGGCTATGCGGCGCTGCTGACGCTGACATATTTCCTGCTGCATTGGCTGACGCTCGGTGCCGCGCCGTTGGAGATGCAAGAGTATCTGCGCTCGTATCTGAACCCGCGCTTCCTGCTCTTCCTCGGCGTGCAACTGACGATCATCACGGCCTTCCTGACGTTTGCGCCATGCTTGCAGCCCGCCCAAGGCAAACATTTTCCGGCCATTCCGCTGATCGCCTTTGGCATGCTGACGCTGGGGCTGGCGCTGCGCATTGTGTCGCAGCAGATGAAAGAGCAGCTCGGCTTGAACTGGACGTTCCTGTTTTTCTCGACGCACCTGCGCACCGACGGCATCTTTTTCGGCGTGCTGCTGGGCTATCTGAATCACTTGCACCCGGAAGTGCTGAAATCCATCTTGCAACACCGGCGCTGGCTGCTGCTGGGCGGCGCGCTGTTCGTGCTGGCGGGCATCGTCGTGCCCGAAAAAGGCGGCGAGTTTTTCTACATGCCCGGCTTTACTGTGTTGGGCTTGGGCTACGCGGCGCTGCTGATGGCCACCGTCTTCACGCCGCTGGGCGAAGGGTTGTTGGGCAAGTTTCTGGCGAGCCGCCTCTCCCGCCTGATCGCCTGGGTCGGCTTGCACAGTTACAGCATCTACCTCTGGCATTTGAACCCGTTCCGCTACCGCTTCGACAAATGGTTTTACGAAGCGCTGCAACCCTGGCTGCCGGTGACGGCGCGCTGGGCCATCGTGATGGCGGTTTACGTCGTGCTGAGTTGTTTGTACGGCGCGGCGCTGGGCAAGCTGATCGAACAACCGCTGTTGCATTGGCGGGATCGCATTTTTCCGGCGCGGGCGAATGCGATGGCGGAATTGCGGCCTGCTGACGTGCAATGA
- a CDS encoding enoyl-CoA hydratase/isomerase family protein has translation MEFREIIYAKDQHVATITLNRPAKLNAYSEVMVHELLAALADARDDDAVRAVILTGAGRGFCSGGDISTDFQYPARYRGHKMEAMLEMRENMHVLVKFLRRFDKPTIAAVNGAAVAGGLTLALCCDFRIAAESAKLGDTSLKFALIPDEGGAYLFPKFMGLEKALKMSLFSEVYPARQAKELGLVTEVVPDAELMATARAWAERLAAGPPIAIRMTKRMMYKQQTMDLENALEDAALSVMVTNYCEDVKEGTAAFHEKRQPQFKGK, from the coding sequence ATGGAATTCCGCGAGATCATTTACGCCAAAGACCAGCACGTCGCCACCATCACACTCAATCGTCCGGCCAAGCTGAACGCCTATTCCGAAGTGATGGTGCACGAGCTGTTGGCCGCGCTGGCCGATGCGCGCGATGACGACGCGGTGCGCGCCGTGATTCTGACCGGCGCGGGGCGAGGCTTTTGTTCGGGCGGCGACATCTCGACCGACTTTCAATATCCGGCGCGCTATCGCGGCCATAAGATGGAAGCCATGCTCGAAATGCGTGAGAACATGCACGTGCTGGTCAAATTCCTGCGCCGCTTCGACAAGCCTACGATAGCCGCCGTCAATGGCGCGGCGGTCGCGGGCGGGCTGACGTTGGCGTTGTGTTGTGACTTTCGCATTGCTGCCGAGAGCGCGAAGCTGGGCGATACGAGTTTGAAGTTCGCCCTGATTCCCGATGAAGGCGGCGCGTATCTGTTCCCCAAATTCATGGGTTTGGAAAAGGCGCTCAAGATGTCGCTCTTTTCCGAAGTCTACCCGGCGCGGCAGGCCAAGGAACTCGGCTTGGTGACGGAAGTCGTGCCGGATGCGGAGTTGATGGCGACCGCACGGGCGTGGGCGGAACGCCTCGCTGCCGGGCCGCCGATTGCTATCCGCATGACCAAACGCATGATGTATAAGCAGCAGACGATGGATTTGGAGAACGCGCTCGAAGACGCCGCGCTCAGCGTGATGGTGACGAACTATTGCGAAGACGTGAAGGAAGGCACGGCGGCTTTTCACGAGAAGCGGCAGCCGCAATTCAAGGGCAAGTAA
- a CDS encoding CHAD domain-containing protein, whose amino-acid sequence MAKAFKVKKVHPDTPAAKTATRILLTRLNEFYSHWPNADDEPTAAEIHNLRISGKRLRYSAESTREFYPDRLALLIELLKRGQDILGDYQDCVTHRAMLSKDLARQRRLSPRGKQIALLEKLLAALDERQAMLFAQFREIWRGMVAKEFRKYLKAAVAEPFSRG is encoded by the coding sequence ATGGCTAAAGCTTTCAAAGTTAAAAAAGTTCACCCTGACACGCCCGCCGCCAAAACCGCCACGCGCATCTTGCTGACGCGGCTCAACGAGTTCTATTCGCATTGGCCCAACGCCGATGATGAACCGACGGCGGCGGAAATCCACAACCTGCGCATCTCGGGCAAACGGCTGCGTTACAGCGCCGAAAGCACGCGCGAATTTTACCCCGACCGGCTGGCGCTGCTGATCGAATTGCTCAAACGCGGCCAGGACATCCTGGGCGATTATCAGGATTGCGTGACACATCGGGCCATGTTGTCAAAAGATTTGGCGCGGCAACGGCGGCTATCCCCCAGAGGCAAACAGATTGCCCTGCTCGAAAAGCTACTGGCGGCGTTGGATGAACGCCAAGCCATGCTTTTCGCCCAGTTCCGCGAAATCTGGCGCGGAATGGTCGCGAAAGAGTTTCGGAAGTATTTGAAGGCAGCCGTGGCCGAGCCTTTCAGCCGCGGATGA